A single genomic interval of Koleobacter methoxysyntrophicus harbors:
- a CDS encoding M55 family metallopeptidase, with the protein MKIFISADMEGISGIFSMAQTDPHEREYERARKLMTEEINSVIEAAFRFGADEIVVNDSHGGMDNILREDLDRRAVLISGNPKPLSMMQGIDSSFDAVFFVGYHARAGFSEAVIDHTYTLRVLDVKINGKSVGEAGINGRLAGYFGVPVVFISGDQNAVSCAYSELENPVGVVVKEAVGRTSAKLFPFEMVKERLTAGVSKAMESIKTIKPTIEKDPVELEISFTVSNMADMCLLIPGAVKKDPRTVIYKGKDYLETFNVFRVMLMLTSGIR; encoded by the coding sequence TTGAAAATATTTATTTCAGCCGATATGGAAGGAATTTCAGGGATTTTTTCCATGGCTCAAACGGACCCGCATGAACGGGAATATGAAAGGGCAAGAAAGCTTATGACAGAAGAGATTAATAGCGTAATAGAAGCCGCATTCAGGTTTGGGGCAGATGAGATCGTTGTTAATGATTCTCACGGCGGCATGGACAATATTCTTAGGGAAGATTTAGACCGGCGGGCTGTGCTTATAAGCGGAAACCCGAAACCACTGAGCATGATGCAGGGGATTGACAGCAGCTTCGATGCAGTATTTTTTGTCGGGTATCATGCCAGGGCGGGTTTTTCGGAGGCTGTTATAGACCATACATACACATTACGGGTCCTCGATGTAAAAATCAACGGTAAATCTGTGGGTGAAGCCGGTATCAACGGCAGGCTGGCAGGATATTTCGGGGTTCCCGTGGTTTTTATATCGGGAGATCAGAATGCCGTTTCATGTGCTTACAGTGAACTGGAAAACCCCGTTGGCGTAGTAGTTAAAGAAGCTGTGGGCCGCACTTCGGCAAAGCTTTTTCCATTTGAGATGGTAAAAGAACGTTTAACAGCCGGTGTGTCTAAAGCTATGGAGAGCATAAAAACTATCAAACCTACCATAGAAAAGGACCCTGTAGAACTGGAAATCTCCTTTACCGTTTCAAATATGGCCGATATGTGCCTGCTTATTCCCGGTGCCGTCAAGAAAGACCCCCGCACGGTTATTTATAAAGGGAAAGATTATTTAGAGACATTTAATGTTTTCAGGGTCATGCTTATGCTGACATCCGGGATAAGGTAG
- the dapF gene encoding diaminopimelate epimerase yields the protein MDKTAFTKMSGCGNDFIIIDNRLGNLEEDILPIFSRRVCKRRVSMGADGVLVLENSLHADFKMRLFNRDGSEGEMCGNGARCIARYAFVENIAPRKMVFETLAGNIYAEVGEVLVKIKMGDIKINGFNEDRKVNTCKGELICNYIIAGVPHCVIFIKDLDGITDDELRGLGKEIRFNKEEFPEGTNVVPLLYSTSTSAGLDPMVYMFATIGAVFAGAVFGDHCSPISDTTIMSSMFSGADHIDHVNTQIPYAILAAVGALVGYLGVALGLPIIINLIIAAVISLGLFRILSKPILEPGASDYSAKGDVKA from the coding sequence ATGGATAAAACGGCTTTTACTAAAATGTCCGGCTGCGGTAATGACTTTATAATAATAGATAATCGTTTGGGAAACCTGGAAGAAGATATACTGCCGATTTTTTCCCGAAGGGTTTGCAAAAGAAGGGTATCCATGGGAGCCGATGGGGTTTTAGTGCTCGAAAATTCCCTGCACGCTGATTTTAAAATGAGACTTTTTAACAGAGACGGCTCGGAGGGGGAAATGTGCGGTAACGGCGCCAGGTGTATCGCCAGATATGCATTTGTCGAAAATATAGCACCCCGTAAAATGGTGTTTGAAACCCTGGCCGGGAACATATACGCAGAAGTCGGGGAAGTGCTTGTTAAAATTAAAATGGGAGATATTAAAATAAACGGATTTAACGAAGATAGGAAAGTAAACACATGTAAAGGCGAATTGATATGCAACTATATAATAGCAGGAGTTCCGCATTGTGTGATATTTATAAAAGACTTAGATGGGATTACAGATGATGAATTGAGGGGCTTAGGGAAAGAAATCAGGTTTAATAAAGAGGAGTTCCCTGAAGGAACCAATGTTGTTCCCCTGCTTTACAGCACCTCAACCTCTGCAGGGCTTGACCCGATGGTCTACATGTTTGCAACTATCGGGGCAGTGTTTGCCGGTGCAGTATTTGGTGACCACTGCAGCCCCATATCCGATACCACTATCATGTCATCTATGTTCAGCGGTGCTGACCATATTGACCACGTGAATACCCAGATTCCGTATGCTATTTTAGCTGCGGTTGGGGCACTAGTAGGGTATTTAGGTGTGGCTTTAGGACTGCCGATTATAATTAACCTGATAATCGCTGCAGTAATTTCCCTTGGATTATTCAGGATACTGTCTAAACCCATCTTAGAACCGGGAGCTTCGGATTATTCGGCAAAAGGCGATGTAAAAGCTTAA
- a CDS encoding diaminopimelate dehydrogenase translates to MDRIKAAVIGYGNIGVCAFDALKESGDMEVAGIVVKPKYLDKLQRELPDYPVVDSIDKLSKVDVALLCIPSVLVPEEAAKILQKGINTVDSYDIHGENLVNMVKRLDSIAKEKGSVSISGAGWDPGTDSMVRAIFEIMAPKGITYTNFGPGMSMGHTVEAKKTPGVKKALSLTVPKGLGFHKRLVYVELAGDARFDAVEKAIKENPYFKKDETHVIPVEDVDRLMDNGHGVLMERKGVAGKTHNQQMEYRLKITNPAVTAQVMVCAARAAMKQKPGSYVPLEIPLIDYLPGDRWEIINRLV, encoded by the coding sequence ATGGACAGGATAAAGGCAGCAGTTATAGGTTATGGCAATATCGGGGTCTGTGCCTTTGATGCGTTAAAGGAATCAGGAGACATGGAGGTTGCCGGAATAGTCGTTAAACCAAAATACCTCGACAAATTGCAGAGGGAATTGCCCGATTATCCCGTTGTGGATTCCATCGACAAACTCTCGAAAGTAGATGTAGCACTGTTATGTATACCCTCGGTCCTTGTCCCGGAAGAGGCAGCTAAGATACTTCAAAAGGGCATAAATACCGTTGACAGCTACGATATTCACGGCGAAAATCTGGTAAATATGGTAAAGAGATTGGATAGTATAGCAAAGGAAAAGGGTTCTGTATCAATTTCAGGAGCCGGCTGGGACCCGGGGACAGATTCCATGGTAAGAGCCATATTTGAAATAATGGCTCCTAAGGGGATCACATATACGAATTTCGGCCCGGGGATGAGCATGGGCCATACGGTGGAGGCCAAGAAAACCCCGGGTGTTAAGAAGGCTCTGTCCCTTACGGTTCCAAAGGGGCTCGGGTTTCACAAAAGGCTTGTTTATGTAGAACTGGCGGGGGATGCCCGATTTGACGCTGTTGAAAAGGCAATTAAGGAAAATCCCTATTTCAAAAAGGATGAAACCCATGTAATACCTGTCGAGGATGTAGACCGGCTCATGGACAACGGCCACGGGGTTTTAATGGAACGAAAAGGGGTAGCAGGGAAAACACACAACCAGCAAATGGAATACAGGCTTAAGATAACGAACCCTGCAGTAACTGCTCAGGTGATGGTGTGTGCCGCAAGGGCAGCCATGAAACAGAAGCCCGGAAGTTATGTCCCGCTGGAAATCCCATTAATTGACTATCTCCCAGGTGACAGGTGGGAAATCATAAACAGACTTGTATAA